A genomic window from Fibrobacterota bacterium includes:
- a CDS encoding glycoside hydrolase family 9 protein has product MKLSTIRPNGLFFSFLLGLLTLSLLLPVSVSAQAVDRLPYARIAEALRDSGPTQRFRDSLTLQIGRVRVNQAGYRTMDVQVNMAKFYYMGAATAFTVFDTAGKTPAGGGALSSKGFNSGSKISIRASRWAGLVSGGDTAYMLSSDKMGTSIPKSPVQEGTLPATLQEGHSYRVVVGKDTSAAFLVSDSIYGYVRDNVLKFYGINRSGDGPSWFHAPSHLTDGQLARPSNPGAYKGGWYDCGDHLKEPQTMSYALVTLAALAATMPGHDEDKYANNHRFTVRTDGIPDILNEARFGAQFFVNSWRLNGNRTGPARAGDSGMVTGVGDFGKDHGWWGRPEAQDAMRETGRGGPSERILRSELGANVLGDVAASLAILSKRWRLYDPKWADTALMAAKDMYAWAKAHPIVVSSPAYNGAGADKVNANLALAATALLWATRDSKYLQDIAYDKTVGSHGATWNAGAGVQPMVGSWEGGWMVMSNPNLTKGGANTDWANRHSIALYTFYKLILADKDSALKYGVRDEAERQNLITHTVAGVIQNLNSISGQKTDLQIPLPKLDPNDGGGYAIRTGSDWYVMHIQQEWVWNRYQMGNTTELYFYYDIAKDLEAGLGGTNLTKFTWNREQVRQLMLRQLDYQLGVNPWDVSMLMGIGDKNFNHPHHRAANPEGRNTPGAAYGYHSPAGALYGGFNPLLTDSAYDFWNDYHHTEVCLDGAAASLSAVTGLAMEVPLNIAPQPEVKVVWVGDTSVQIEVHISKYGSLKLDLGTQRGVYTRVVKGDSVGVDFIYKIGGLTPGTQYYFDVVATDLQGNASVTDKWVNPLPDGTPFGFKTRLIKQEKADIENVKVCNVSADSAEIMWYTPNGEYQSSICWGRSPVEDTTWRCAQDIDISGHPTKFHYVKIGGLRERTDYWFRVGSDGVWDDNAGAYYRFRTPVRMANFSIQALQYTWSPNMPALAINVINNENRNYDSLSVRVYVRSVDTLKDANGVPLTHIQSTATGLVNVPLRFDQAIAARYDICQAYQPTGYNKPCDDPLWGLTWSWGTLNRGVQMLPPTKMPETCDATNTCVYYFDLPLGPTMMQQGSRIRFDVIFAARSQYSKTMSQGQLDLVNWVKVFVPSVPRYAIGDTGWFDAEAFGLTARPYGKDSTSDWSFIAHSTANGDPVDFQGIPRVQTQTQANALIDNLDPSIPFNPYMTVYRKGEFVYGFSPSKIEQATKKTSWGVQTTLQAPFDVQNGTTITLDQPSATVRVKGTADVFDKLFPASKGQITDVWVNGARLTDAQRLAAVKWNAATKLWDLDIPVKMLIGGNEVDVTIFGGGGECPDTAISCNTGCAFTNSSFFVQFTRGLLTSSDLSLRTAAGLAYPVRTSPDSLGVVIRLWDKDRSRSKTLPDTVRVRLRNPATGWNTTMLLTEIGPDTGDFQSPLLMPTAKAGALSAVELPMRRGDTIWVEYTDPDDSVDVASVFTYAEATWPQAVRAGLFRTCAGTWQLRAQFDKPFAADGLWGASTFVPANPAGDSVGVAILAGTRFVRLPQPGALAADLTPVELLGMQSGRLAIPVADGRGGWVIQTFSVADSAGPWLDSARIVENVMGTASDSVFLRVSERLRGMTAASFVFTRAGVPVVGGLDSLKPLDAQGLSWVGFARAGLLRAMDSAGLSAGSGVRDLRGNAPEECGSDRKPVLLSVRPAPFHRAWISDANGDGQADKVVAVFRKALGLTDVPDSLQVFFANPAQSRSVSLASVVVSDSVVSASLALPFPYGATSGAGVGGLGVLRVWKGGASIDYVLADSVGPALLTADLRMGATKDSLRLTFSEPMDSLAIGDWLVVKGLGSLAGAGPAVAISGGTWSLPITLGSVSAGDSVRPVNPGRWTDLYRNQPSAQHPWVPVRGAERAPLYGVFLDSDFDGFADHLDLVFAIAPKRTGSVLAPWIESNGAVTPVAFDSSAWVAPAGALRVSLPVGPFVSGASRVPSGTFGTWTSGGQALTFPVLDSLAPRLTAASLRYGSVALPDTLILSFTEPVQAGAIGDWLARQNGAAPAAFGTPVSLGGGLWALPIALGSVEVGDAVKPTPAGRWADSTGNKPSTTHPWVIVTGPERAPTSGYFLDRNGDGAADHLALAFALPPRLSATASGVWTNSDGTSVPWRVDSSAWVPNGTALQVFPIGPFAKGSTSVPAGTVGTWSSAGWKGAFPLADSLEPVMIRARLSYASASGFPDTLRVKWSEAGTWGKGEAFQWAGSKGVVTLPLPVLLLSDSAILLVNADSMGIRKGDSLRLIPSAIGVVDLSGRIAAAQSWVMIELGKRPLRLDVSMNNFIDLPAGTPLSTGGPLFLQIRPRPELGSSDTLWQRLDGIAVPLSGKTLNVLLSVNRPISGSIHIFDNSGVHVVSRTLAPLEELYPTKAFDKVKDSSGMFQIQVGWTGEDKHLRPVASGVYYMRLILKDVSDNTAVFLSNRVVPMGIHRGK; this is encoded by the coding sequence ATGAAGCTTTCGACCATCCGCCCGAATGGGTTGTTTTTCTCTTTCTTGCTTGGTCTGCTGACCCTTTCGCTTCTCCTTCCCGTGTCCGTCTCCGCCCAAGCTGTCGACCGGCTTCCCTATGCCCGGATCGCCGAGGCGTTGCGGGATTCCGGTCCCACCCAGCGATTCCGGGATTCCCTGACCCTGCAGATCGGCAGAGTCAGGGTCAACCAAGCCGGATATCGCACGATGGATGTCCAGGTGAACATGGCCAAGTTCTATTACATGGGGGCCGCGACCGCCTTCACCGTGTTCGATACCGCCGGCAAGACCCCTGCTGGCGGAGGGGCATTGAGCTCGAAGGGCTTCAACAGCGGGTCCAAGATCTCCATTCGGGCCTCGCGCTGGGCAGGACTGGTGTCGGGAGGCGATACCGCCTACATGTTGAGTTCCGACAAGATGGGGACCAGCATCCCCAAGAGTCCTGTCCAGGAAGGCACCCTGCCCGCCACGCTCCAGGAAGGCCATTCCTACCGGGTGGTGGTCGGCAAGGACACCTCGGCGGCATTTCTGGTGTCCGACAGCATCTACGGCTACGTGCGCGACAACGTGCTCAAGTTCTACGGGATCAATCGCAGCGGCGATGGGCCTTCCTGGTTCCACGCCCCCAGCCATCTGACCGATGGCCAGTTGGCCAGGCCCTCCAATCCGGGGGCCTACAAGGGGGGCTGGTACGACTGCGGCGACCACCTGAAAGAGCCCCAGACCATGAGCTACGCCTTGGTGACCTTGGCCGCCTTGGCGGCCACCATGCCCGGGCACGACGAGGACAAATACGCCAACAACCATCGCTTCACGGTCCGCACCGACGGCATTCCCGACATCCTCAACGAAGCCCGGTTCGGCGCGCAGTTTTTTGTCAATTCCTGGCGGCTCAACGGCAATCGCACCGGGCCGGCCCGAGCGGGCGACTCCGGCATGGTCACAGGCGTGGGCGACTTCGGCAAGGACCACGGCTGGTGGGGAAGACCCGAGGCCCAGGACGCCATGCGCGAGACGGGCCGTGGCGGACCCAGCGAGCGCATCTTGCGTTCCGAACTGGGCGCCAACGTGCTGGGCGACGTCGCGGCATCGCTGGCCATCCTCTCCAAACGCTGGCGCCTGTACGATCCCAAATGGGCCGACACGGCCCTGATGGCCGCCAAGGACATGTACGCATGGGCCAAGGCGCACCCCATCGTGGTCTCCAGCCCCGCCTACAACGGCGCTGGAGCCGACAAGGTCAACGCGAACCTGGCTCTGGCGGCCACCGCCCTTTTGTGGGCCACTCGCGATTCCAAGTACCTGCAGGACATCGCCTACGACAAGACGGTGGGCTCCCACGGCGCGACCTGGAACGCCGGCGCGGGGGTGCAACCCATGGTGGGCAGCTGGGAAGGTGGCTGGATGGTCATGTCCAACCCCAACCTCACCAAGGGGGGAGCGAACACCGACTGGGCCAACCGCCATTCCATCGCGCTGTACACGTTCTACAAGCTGATCCTGGCCGACAAGGATTCCGCCTTGAAGTACGGCGTGCGCGACGAGGCCGAGAGACAGAATCTGATCACCCACACCGTCGCGGGCGTGATCCAGAACCTGAATTCCATTTCGGGACAGAAAACCGACCTCCAGATTCCGCTTCCAAAGTTGGATCCCAACGATGGCGGAGGCTACGCCATCCGCACCGGCTCCGACTGGTACGTGATGCACATCCAGCAGGAGTGGGTCTGGAACCGCTACCAGATGGGCAACACCACGGAGCTGTACTTCTACTACGACATCGCCAAGGATCTGGAGGCGGGTCTGGGCGGCACGAACCTGACCAAGTTCACATGGAACCGCGAGCAGGTCCGCCAGCTGATGCTGCGGCAACTGGATTACCAGTTGGGGGTCAATCCATGGGATGTCTCGATGCTCATGGGCATCGGCGACAAGAACTTCAACCACCCCCACCACCGCGCGGCCAATCCGGAAGGCCGCAATACGCCTGGCGCCGCCTACGGGTACCACTCGCCGGCGGGCGCCCTGTACGGCGGGTTCAATCCCTTGCTCACCGACAGCGCCTACGATTTCTGGAACGATTACCACCACACGGAAGTGTGCTTGGACGGTGCGGCGGCGTCGCTTTCCGCCGTGACGGGCCTGGCCATGGAAGTGCCGCTCAATATCGCTCCGCAGCCGGAGGTCAAGGTGGTCTGGGTGGGCGACACCTCCGTGCAGATCGAGGTCCACATCAGCAAGTACGGTTCTCTCAAGCTGGACCTGGGCACCCAAAGAGGAGTCTATACGCGGGTGGTCAAGGGCGATTCGGTGGGAGTGGATTTCATCTACAAGATCGGCGGGCTCACGCCGGGCACGCAGTACTACTTCGATGTGGTCGCGACCGATCTGCAAGGGAACGCGTCGGTCACCGACAAATGGGTGAACCCTCTCCCCGACGGCACCCCTTTCGGGTTCAAGACCCGATTGATCAAGCAGGAAAAGGCGGACATCGAAAATGTGAAGGTCTGCAACGTTTCGGCCGATTCCGCCGAGATCATGTGGTACACGCCCAACGGCGAGTACCAGTCCAGCATCTGCTGGGGACGCTCGCCCGTGGAAGACACCACCTGGCGCTGCGCGCAGGACATCGACATTTCCGGTCACCCGACCAAGTTCCACTATGTCAAGATCGGAGGTCTGCGCGAAAGGACCGACTACTGGTTCCGCGTGGGATCCGACGGCGTATGGGACGACAACGCGGGGGCCTACTACCGCTTCCGCACCCCGGTGCGGATGGCCAACTTCAGCATCCAGGCGCTCCAGTACACCTGGTCGCCCAACATGCCGGCCTTGGCGATCAACGTGATCAACAACGAGAACCGCAACTACGACTCGCTTTCGGTGCGCGTGTACGTGCGGTCGGTGGACACCCTCAAGGACGCGAACGGCGTGCCGCTCACCCATATCCAGAGCACGGCGACAGGACTTGTCAACGTCCCGCTGCGTTTCGACCAGGCCATCGCCGCCCGCTACGACATCTGCCAGGCCTACCAGCCCACCGGGTACAACAAGCCTTGCGACGACCCGCTGTGGGGGCTCACCTGGTCTTGGGGAACGCTCAACCGCGGCGTGCAGATGCTTCCGCCCACCAAGATGCCGGAAACCTGCGACGCCACCAACACCTGCGTCTACTACTTCGATCTGCCGCTGGGTCCCACCATGATGCAACAGGGCTCGCGCATCCGCTTCGACGTCATTTTCGCGGCGCGCAGCCAGTACTCCAAGACCATGAGCCAGGGCCAATTGGATCTGGTCAACTGGGTGAAGGTCTTCGTGCCCAGCGTACCCAGATACGCGATCGGCGACACCGGCTGGTTCGACGCGGAAGCGTTCGGCCTGACCGCCCGGCCCTACGGCAAGGATTCCACGTCCGACTGGTCGTTCATCGCCCATAGCACCGCCAACGGCGATCCGGTGGACTTCCAGGGAATCCCGCGCGTCCAGACCCAGACCCAGGCCAACGCCTTGATCGACAACCTGGATCCGTCCATTCCGTTCAATCCGTACATGACGGTCTACCGCAAGGGCGAGTTCGTCTACGGCTTCTCGCCTTCCAAGATCGAACAAGCCACCAAGAAGACGTCCTGGGGTGTGCAAACCACTCTGCAGGCGCCCTTCGATGTGCAAAACGGAACCACCATCACCCTCGACCAGCCCAGCGCCACCGTGCGCGTGAAAGGGACGGCCGACGTGTTCGACAAGCTCTTCCCGGCCTCGAAGGGACAGATCACCGACGTGTGGGTCAATGGCGCGCGCCTGACCGATGCGCAGCGGCTTGCCGCGGTCAAGTGGAACGCAGCCACCAAACTGTGGGATCTGGACATCCCGGTGAAGATGCTGATCGGCGGCAACGAAGTGGATGTGACGATCTTCGGTGGCGGCGGCGAATGCCCGGACACGGCCATTTCCTGCAACACGGGCTGCGCGTTCACGAATTCGTCGTTTTTTGTCCAGTTCACCCGCGGCCTGCTGACGTCCTCCGATCTTTCCCTTCGCACCGCTGCCGGCCTGGCCTATCCGGTGCGGACCTCGCCCGACAGCCTAGGCGTGGTGATCCGCCTCTGGGACAAGGACCGCTCCCGGTCCAAGACCCTCCCGGACACAGTGCGGGTGCGCCTGCGCAATCCGGCCACGGGCTGGAACACCACCATGCTCTTGACGGAAATCGGCCCGGACACCGGCGACTTCCAATCGCCGCTCCTGATGCCCACCGCCAAGGCGGGTGCGCTGAGCGCGGTGGAACTTCCCATGCGCCGTGGCGACACGATCTGGGTGGAATACACCGATCCGGACGACTCCGTCGATGTGGCCTCGGTGTTCACCTACGCCGAAGCCACCTGGCCGCAAGCGGTTCGGGCCGGCCTGTTCCGCACTTGCGCCGGAACCTGGCAGTTGCGCGCGCAGTTCGACAAACCCTTCGCCGCCGATGGCCTGTGGGGAGCATCCACCTTCGTTCCCGCCAATCCCGCCGGCGATTCGGTCGGAGTGGCCATTCTGGCGGGAACCCGGTTCGTGCGCCTGCCCCAACCCGGGGCTCTTGCCGCCGACCTCACCCCAGTGGAATTGCTGGGGATGCAGTCGGGACGGCTCGCGATTCCCGTGGCCGACGGTCGCGGCGGCTGGGTGATCCAGACGTTTTCCGTCGCCGATAGCGCCGGGCCTTGGCTGGATTCCGCACGCATCGTGGAAAACGTGATGGGCACGGCCTCGGACAGCGTGTTCCTGCGTGTTTCCGAGCGCCTTCGCGGCATGACGGCGGCTTCGTTCGTGTTCACCCGCGCCGGTGTGCCGGTGGTGGGCGGGCTGGATTCCCTCAAGCCTCTGGATGCCCAAGGGCTCTCCTGGGTTGGTTTCGCTCGCGCCGGCCTGTTGCGTGCCATGGACTCGGCGGGGCTCTCCGCCGGCTCCGGTGTGCGCGATCTGCGTGGCAACGCCCCGGAAGAATGCGGATCCGACCGCAAGCCGGTGCTCCTTTCCGTTCGCCCGGCGCCATTCCATCGCGCCTGGATCTCCGACGCCAACGGCGATGGCCAGGCCGACAAGGTCGTGGCGGTGTTCCGCAAGGCGCTCGGCTTGACCGACGTGCCGGACTCGCTGCAGGTGTTCTTCGCCAATCCGGCCCAGTCCCGCTCCGTGTCGCTGGCATCCGTGGTGGTGTCGGATTCCGTCGTGAGCGCCTCGCTCGCCCTGCCGTTCCCGTACGGCGCCACCTCCGGCGCTGGTGTCGGAGGATTGGGCGTGCTGCGCGTATGGAAGGGCGGAGCCTCGATCGACTACGTGTTGGCCGACAGCGTGGGACCTGCCTTGCTGACGGCCGACCTGCGCATGGGTGCGACCAAGGACTCGCTGCGCCTGACCTTCTCCGAGCCCATGGACAGCCTGGCCATCGGAGATTGGCTTGTCGTGAAGGGGCTCGGCTCGTTGGCGGGCGCGGGTCCGGCGGTCGCGATTTCCGGCGGAACCTGGTCGCTTCCGATCACGCTCGGGTCGGTTTCGGCGGGTGATTCGGTTCGTCCGGTCAACCCCGGACGTTGGACGGATCTGTACCGGAACCAGCCTTCGGCCCAGCATCCATGGGTGCCGGTGAGGGGCGCGGAACGCGCGCCCCTGTACGGCGTGTTCCTCGACTCCGACTTCGATGGCTTCGCCGATCACCTGGATCTTGTTTTTGCGATCGCTCCCAAGCGCACCGGCAGCGTGCTGGCGCCTTGGATCGAGTCCAACGGGGCCGTGACGCCGGTGGCTTTCGACAGCTCCGCCTGGGTCGCGCCGGCCGGAGCCCTGCGCGTGAGTTTGCCGGTCGGCCCCTTCGTGTCCGGGGCCTCGCGGGTGCCTTCGGGGACGTTCGGAACCTGGACCAGCGGTGGACAGGCCTTGACGTTTCCCGTCCTGGACAGCCTGGCTCCGCGTCTGACGGCGGCATCCCTGCGCTATGGATCGGTTGCTTTGCCGGATACCCTGATCCTTTCGTTCACCGAGCCGGTGCAAGCCGGTGCGATCGGCGACTGGCTCGCTCGGCAAAATGGCGCAGCTCCAGCTGCCTTCGGGACTCCCGTCTCGTTGGGTGGCGGCCTCTGGGCCTTGCCGATCGCGTTGGGTTCGGTCGAAGTTGGGGATGCGGTCAAGCCCACCCCTGCCGGTCGCTGGGCCGATTCCACGGGGAACAAGCCGTCGACCACCCATCCCTGGGTGATCGTGACCGGGCCCGAACGCGCTCCGACCTCGGGTTATTTCCTGGATCGAAACGGTGACGGCGCCGCCGACCATCTGGCCTTGGCCTTCGCGCTGCCTCCGCGCCTTTCCGCGACGGCTTCCGGGGTCTGGACAAATTCTGATGGAACCTCCGTTCCCTGGCGGGTCGACTCTTCCGCTTGGGTGCCCAATGGCACGGCCTTGCAAGTCTTCCCGATCGGGCCCTTCGCGAAGGGGAGCACCTCGGTTCCCGCGGGCACGGTGGGTACCTGGTCCTCGGCGGGATGGAAAGGGGCCTTCCCCTTGGCGGACAGCTTGGAGCCGGTGATGATCAGGGCGCGGCTGAGCTACGCTTCCGCCTCCGGATTCCCCGATACGCTCCGCGTCAAATGGAGCGAAGCCGGGACCTGGGGCAAGGGCGAGGCTTTCCAGTGGGCGGGAAGCAAGGGAGTGGTGACGCTCCCCCTGCCGGTTCTCCTGCTGTCCGATAGCGCCATCCTCCTGGTCAATGCCGATTCGATGGGAATTCGCAAGGGAGACTCCCTGCGATTGATCCCCTCGGCGATCGGGGTGGTCGACCTTTCCGGACGCATCGCGGCTGCCCAATCCTGGGTGATGATCGAGCTGGGCAAGCGTCCGCTTCGTCTGGATGTCTCGATGAACAATTTCATCGACCTGCCCGCGGGCACGCCTTTGTCCACCGGAGGACCGCTGTTCCTCCAGATCCGGCCCCGGCCGGAGCTGGGCAGCTCCGACACTCTGTGGCAGCGCCTCGACGGGATCGCCGTGCCTCTCTCCGGGAAGACCCTGAATGTCCTCCTTTCCGTGAATCGACCCATTTCGGGAAGCATCCACATCTTCGACAACAGCGGTGTCCATGTCGTTTCCAGGACGCTGGCGCCACTGGAAGAGCTGTATCCGACGAAGGCTTTCGACAAGGTCAAGGACAGTTCGGGCATGTTCCAGATCCAGGTGGGCTGGACGGGCGAAGACAAGCATCTGCGACCCGTCGCTTCCGGGGTGTACTACATGAGGCTCATCCTGAAGGACGTCTCCGACAACACGGCGGTGTTCCTTTCCAATCGGGTGGTGCCGATGGGGATCCACCGTGGGAAGTGA
- a CDS encoding STAS domain-containing protein: MASFIPTRLVPKLFTVLKEGYGWPDFGRDAMAGLIVAIVALPLAIAFAIASGVTPTAGLITAIIAGLTISCLGGSRVQIGGPTSAFVVLLYAIVQKHGVDGLTVATLLAGVFLVVMGLLRMGALIKFIPYPLSVGFTTGIALLIATTQLPDILGLNLLDKDTHFLARVQACFHARNTFNPWAAGLAAGTVLVAVAWARKFPKFSGSMVAIVIATLVAMVFDFPVETIGSRFGPVSASIPAPHIPKLSIDLIVAMSSPALAIALLASLETLLSASVADGMTGRRHRSDMELVALGTANILSPLFGGIPAVGAIARTATNIRSGGRTPIAGIVHALVLLLILVVAGKWAAHIPMAVLGAVLLIVAWNMAQAHTFVKLLKAPHADVLVLLTAFFLTVLIDLTVAIEVGFLLAMALFIKRISEVSEIREITQTLNEADPADDPDSFAKRPVPPGVEIYELFGSFFFGAADKFKTALTQSNRSPKILILRMRHVVSLDATGMRAIEEMHERSLREKWSLVLSGVHAQPMTAMVRSGLADQIGMENLCGNIDEALARAEAIQLETLEKKTGALGAGVG; encoded by the coding sequence ATGGCAAGTTTCATCCCTACCCGACTCGTACCGAAGTTGTTCACGGTCTTGAAGGAAGGGTATGGTTGGCCGGATTTCGGCAGGGATGCGATGGCGGGGCTGATCGTGGCCATTGTCGCCCTCCCTCTGGCCATCGCCTTCGCGATCGCCTCTGGCGTCACCCCTACGGCAGGTCTGATCACAGCCATCATCGCAGGCCTCACCATTTCCTGCCTGGGGGGGTCGAGGGTCCAGATCGGTGGGCCCACCAGTGCGTTCGTGGTGCTCCTGTACGCGATTGTCCAGAAACACGGTGTGGACGGCCTCACCGTCGCCACCCTTCTGGCGGGGGTCTTCCTGGTTGTGATGGGGCTTTTGCGGATGGGAGCCTTGATCAAGTTCATCCCCTACCCCTTGTCGGTGGGCTTTACCACGGGAATCGCGCTGCTGATCGCGACCACCCAGCTGCCTGACATCCTCGGGCTGAACCTCCTCGACAAGGACACCCACTTCCTTGCACGCGTGCAAGCGTGTTTCCATGCCAGGAACACGTTCAATCCCTGGGCCGCCGGGCTTGCCGCAGGAACCGTTCTGGTCGCTGTCGCCTGGGCGAGGAAGTTCCCCAAATTCTCCGGCTCGATGGTGGCAATTGTCATCGCGACCCTGGTCGCCATGGTCTTCGACTTTCCGGTCGAGACCATCGGCTCGCGATTCGGGCCGGTTTCAGCCTCGATTCCCGCTCCCCATATTCCGAAGCTTTCGATCGACCTCATCGTCGCGATGTCCAGCCCAGCCTTGGCGATCGCCTTGCTCGCTTCGCTGGAGACGTTGCTTTCCGCCTCGGTCGCCGACGGCATGACCGGTCGACGTCACCGATCGGACATGGAGCTGGTCGCCCTCGGAACGGCCAACATCCTCTCCCCCCTTTTCGGAGGAATCCCCGCAGTGGGGGCTATCGCACGGACCGCCACGAACATCCGCAGTGGCGGCAGGACACCGATCGCCGGAATCGTCCATGCCCTGGTTTTGCTGCTCATCCTGGTTGTGGCCGGCAAGTGGGCTGCGCACATTCCCATGGCTGTCCTGGGAGCGGTCCTGCTGATCGTGGCTTGGAACATGGCACAGGCCCACACCTTCGTGAAGTTGCTGAAGGCTCCCCATGCCGACGTCCTGGTTCTTCTCACGGCTTTTTTCCTGACCGTGTTGATTGATCTCACCGTGGCCATCGAGGTGGGATTTTTGCTGGCGATGGCGCTGTTCATCAAGCGGATTTCAGAGGTTTCGGAGATCCGCGAGATCACCCAGACTCTCAACGAGGCCGATCCGGCCGACGACCCGGATTCGTTCGCCAAGCGCCCCGTGCCTCCCGGAGTGGAGATCTACGAACTGTTCGGATCTTTTTTCTTCGGTGCCGCCGACAAATTCAAGACGGCGCTGACCCAGTCGAATCGGTCTCCCAAGATCCTCATCTTGCGCATGCGCCACGTGGTCTCCCTGGATGCCACTGGAATGCGGGCGATCGAAGAAATGCACGAGCGTTCGCTGCGCGAAAAGTGGAGTCTTGTTTTGTCCGGAGTCCATGCCCAGCCGATGACCGCCATGGTCCGTTCCGGGCTGGCCGACCAGATCGGGATGGAGAATCTATGCGGGAACATCGACGAAGCCTTGGCCCGAGCCGAGGCAATCCAGCTGGAAACGCTGGAAAAGAAAACAGGAGCGCTTGGGGCTGGAGTGGGCTAA
- a CDS encoding thioredoxin domain-containing protein, whose product MKIQSLLLSVAFLASCAQSKSTPEIAALNKRIDSLTGEMKIIKAVLASKQLDVDHEWARLKRQDSAFNIPVDGTPIYGDPKAPLSVVLFTDLQCPYCAQIIPLLKNLQASHPKSLKISFRHFPLTSIHEKAMFAHQNLWAAGQQGKFWEYYLEMAPNFRGLTDSALVSTAKSLKLDMARFEVDRKSAAATQAVTADMQLGESVGVDGTPAMFFNGKLTRNPNEINEAASKLDAQLAK is encoded by the coding sequence ATGAAAATCCAATCCCTTCTGCTCAGTGTGGCCTTTTTGGCAAGCTGCGCCCAATCGAAATCCACGCCGGAAATCGCCGCGCTCAACAAGCGCATCGACTCCCTCACCGGCGAGATGAAGATCATCAAAGCGGTACTGGCCTCCAAGCAACTGGATGTGGACCACGAATGGGCCCGTCTGAAGCGCCAGGATTCCGCCTTCAACATCCCCGTCGACGGAACGCCCATCTACGGCGACCCCAAGGCCCCGCTTTCGGTGGTCTTGTTCACCGACCTGCAATGCCCCTATTGCGCCCAGATCATCCCCCTCCTGAAGAACCTCCAGGCCAGCCACCCCAAGTCGCTGAAGATCTCCTTCCGCCACTTCCCCCTGACCAGCATCCATGAAAAGGCCATGTTCGCCCACCAGAACCTCTGGGCCGCGGGACAGCAAGGCAAATTCTGGGAGTACTACCTGGAGATGGCCCCGAACTTCCGCGGCCTGACAGATTCCGCCCTGGTCTCCACCGCCAAGTCCCTGAAGCTGGACATGGCCCGCTTCGAGGTGGACCGCAAATCGGCCGCCGCAACCCAAGCCGTGACCGCCGACATGCAGTTGGGCGAGTCGGTGGGAGTGGATGGCACCCCCGCCATGTTCTTCAACGGCAAGCTCACCCGCAATCCCAACGAGATCAACGAGGCGGCCTCCAAGCTCGACGCCCAGCTGGCCAAATAG